The Acetonema longum DSM 6540 DNA window GGGCCCCATATTCAATAATGATAAAAAAGATGACCGCAGTGCTACTCTTCCAAGTAAGACAAGGCCTGGCACCAGTTCTTCGCTGAAAGGAAAAACCATTGTAGTCGACCCAGGCCATGGAGGAAGCAATCCGGGGGCGGTGGACAATAACGTAGAAGAAGCGGATGTTAACCTGGCTGTAGCTGCTATGTTGCGCAACAAATTGGCGGCCTCCGGCGCCAATGTGGTCATGACCCGGACCAGCGACCGGTCAGTTGCCGCCAACGGCAGTTCTCTGGGCAAGGAATTGCAAGCCAGATTGGATATTACCAACAAAAATAAAGCCGACATCTTCGTCAGTCTCCATTCTAACTCGAACCCTGATAAGAAAATCGCCGGCGCTATGACATTTTACCCCAAAGGCCGTTCTTCCCAGCTGGCTTCTGCTATCCAAAAAGAACTGATTGCCGAGACAGACGCCGTTGACAAAGGAATTTCAGCCGGCACCTTTTATGTACTGCGCAACAATGCCGTGCCGAGCGTCTTAGTTGAAATGGGCTTTGTAACTAACGCGGCGGAAGCAGCGAAACTTAAGACTCCTTCCTACCAGCAGCGTCTGGCGGAGGGAGTGTATCAGGGGATTATAAGATACTTCAAGAACGCGTAAATCCAAATTGATCGCAAACCCGGAGGCTTACTCCGGGTTTGCTTCATATCCTGAAAATTAACAGCGGTATTGAAATCTAATTTTTTATAAGCAGGATTTTCACGTTGAGAATACAATTTGTATATAGGGATCAATAAGAAGAGGCAAGGAGTAGTGTATGTATCATAAATCTGTATTATCGAATGGCATCCGGGTCATATCAGAAGCTATGCCGCACCTTAAATCCGTAAGTTTTGGCGTTTGGGTAAAAACAGGTTCCCGGAATGAGCAGGACCACAATCATGGCGTTTCGCATTTTATCGAGCATCTGATGTTTAAAGGTACAGAATCCCGCTCGGCGAAAGACATCGCCGAAACGGTGGACGCGGTGGGCGGACAGATGAACGCCTATACCGGCAAAGAACATACCTGCTACTATATGAAAGTATTGGATACTCACCTGGATTTAGCAGTTGAAATCATCAGCGACATGTTGCGGCATTCTAAATTTGCGCCTGAAGACATTGACAAAGAAAGAGGAGTTGTCCTCGAAGAATATAATATGTATGAGGATTCTCCTGATGAACTGGTACATGACATCCACTATGCGAACGTTTGGGCCGATCATTCCCTGGGACGGAATATTTTAGGCTCGGTTGAATCGATTCATCGGTTTAGCCGGGACATGATTTGCGATTACACCCGGAATTTTTATGTCCCGG harbors:
- a CDS encoding N-acetylmuramoyl-L-alanine amidase family protein, translating into MKNTKRITWLLLLFMICNVMIALPGAYAAGAASDSSVKAGKPNVIERVLQFFYNLILGPIFNNDKKDDRSATLPSKTRPGTSSSLKGKTIVVDPGHGGSNPGAVDNNVEEADVNLAVAAMLRNKLAASGANVVMTRTSDRSVAANGSSLGKELQARLDITNKNKADIFVSLHSNSNPDKKIAGAMTFYPKGRSSQLASAIQKELIAETDAVDKGISAGTFYVLRNNAVPSVLVEMGFVTNAAEAAKLKTPSYQQRLAEGVYQGIIRYFKNA